Within the Longimicrobium sp. genome, the region CGCCTGCCGCTGCTCGGGCCTCACCACCGCCGAGGCCACCAGGAGCACCGCCGCCGAGACCACCGCCACCGCGGCCAGGAGGCGCGCCAGCCGGCCGCTCACCCGTCCCCCCGCTGGCGCGGCCCGATCACCAGCTTGCGATAGATCCACGCCAGGCTCAGCCCGAACCCCAGGAAGACCCCCAGGAGCACCCCCCACGGGCTCGTCCCCAGCCGCCCGTCGACCCAGACGCCGAGCAGGGTGAACAGCACGATCCCGCCGGCGAAGGTCACGCCGAGCCCCGCGTACTGCGCCGCGTCCGGCATGTTCGGCCGGCGGCGGTCCGGACCGCTGGGAATCTGCGCCATGACTGGGTTTTCTCGCTCTCCTCGCCCTGCCGAAGCCCAATATACCCGCTTGTGAAATTTTTCGCAAGCTTCTTGTGAAAAGTTTCTCAAGCGCCTCCCCGGACGCCTCCGGGCCCCGCTGGCGCGTCCGGGGCGGGGCCTCTATCTTGCGGTCCCGCGGCTCACGGAAGTGCGCCCGTTCGCGCCACTTCCGCCGCCCGCGCGACCCTGGCCCCGAGCCCCCACGCAACGCCGGATGAGACGAGCCTTCGCCCCCCTCCTGCTCCTGGCCGCCGCGCTGGCGTGCCGGCCGCAGGCGCCTGCTCCCGCGGCGGCGCCCGCCGCCGGGGAGGACGGCCCGCTCGTCACCACCCTCCAGGTGCTGGCCGCCCGCGGCCAGGTCCAGGTCGCGCTGGCGGTCACCAACGCCTCGGCCGCGCCCGTGGTGCTGGAGTTCCGCTCCGCGCAACGCTACGACTTCGCGGTGCAGGACGGCGAGCGCACGCTCTGGCGCTGGTCCGAGGGGCGCGGCTTCGCGCAGGCGGTGGGCGCCGACACGCTGCCGCCCGGAGTCACGCGCAGCTGGTCCGAGAGCTGGACGCCCTCCCCGGGGCACGCCGGCCGCGAATTCACCGCCGTGGGGACGCTGACCGCCGCCAACCTCCCGCGGGAGCAGCGGTCCGCGTTCCGCATCCCATGACGGGCGCTCGCGCGCCGCAGGTTCCGTTCCTGTTTCCGTGACTGCCTTTACGCCCGCCTCCGCCCTGGATTCCGGCCCCGCCGGCGCTTCCGCCGACGCGGGCGGGCCCCCGCGCATGGCCGACGTGCTGGCCGCCGCCCGGCGCCTGGAGGGCGTGGTGCGCCGCACGCCGCTGGAGCGCTCCGACGCGCTCTCGGCGCGGGTGGGGGTGGACGTCCACCTCAAGCTGGAGACGCTGCAGCGCACGGGCTCGTTCAAGCTCCGCGGCGCCTGCAACCGCGTCGCCACCCTGACGGACGCCGAGCGCGCCCGCGGGCTGGTGACGGCCTCGGCGGGGAACCACGGGCAGGGCGTGGCCTTCGCGGCGCGGCGGTATGGGGCGCGGGCCACCGTCTTCGTCCCGGCCGGCGCGCCGGAGACCAAGCGGCGGCGGATCGCGCGCCACGGCGCGGAGCTGCGCCTGGTCGACGGCGGCTACGACGCGGCGCACGCCGCCGCCGAGGCGCACGAGGCCGAGACGGGGGCGTTCTTCGTGCACGCCTTCAGCGACCCGCAGACGGTGGCCGGGCAGGGGACGGTGGGGCTGGAGATCTTCTCCGACCTCCCGGAGGCGAAGACGGTGCTGGTCCCCGTGGGCGGAGCGGGGCTGATCAACGGGATCGGCCTGGTGGCCCGCGCGCTGGGCGACCGGGTGCGGGTGGTGGGCGTGCAGACCCACGTGACCTCGGGGATGCACGACTCGCTGGCCGCCGGCCGGGTGGTCCCCGCGCCCACGGGCCCGACGATGTGCGAGGGGCTGGAGGGCGACGTCGACCAGGCCGGCTTCGAGCTCGCCCGGCGGCTGGTCGACGAGATCGTCCTGGTCTCCGAAGACGCCGTGCGGCGGGCGGTTCGCTGGCTGTACGTGGAGGAGGGCGTGGTGGCCGAGGGCTCGGCGGCGGTCGTGGCGGCCGCGCTCCTGGAAGGGGCGGTCGGCGGGCTGCGGGGCCCCGTGGCCGCGGTGCTCTCCGGGAGCAACCTCGACGCGGCGCGGCTCGCGTCCATCCTTTCCGAAGCGTAGATGGCGACGATCCTTCCCTACGCGGGGATACACCCGCGCATCCACCCCTCGGCGTTCGTGGCGCCGACCGCGGTGGTCATCGGCAACGTGACCATCGAGGAGGAGGCGAGCGTGTGGTTCGGCGCCGTGCTGCGCGGCGACGAGCCCGAGCACGAGATCCGCGTGGGCGCGCGCACCAGCGTGCAGGACAACGTGGTGCTGCACGTGAGCAGGCGCGGGGCGACGGTGATCGGCCGCGGCGTCACCGTGGGCCACGGCGCCGTCCTGGAGAGCTGCGTGGTGGGCGACGGCGCGCTGATCGGGATGAACGCCGTCGTCCTCCAGGGCGCGACCGTGGGCGAGCAGGCGCTGGTCGCCGCGGGGGCGGTGGTGGGCGACAACGCCGTGGTCCCCCCGCGCACGCTGGCGGCGGGGACGCCGGCGAAGGTGAAGAAGGAGCTGCAGGGCGAGTCGCTGCGCTGGGTGAGCACCAGCGCGGACCACTACGTGGAGCTGTCGCGCGGCTACCTCGCGCAGGGGATCGGCCGCGTGGGCGCCGGTCCGTCCGGCGAGACGCAGGAGGGGAGATGAGCGACCTGAGAGAGCGGGACGGCGTCGACGCGCCGCGCGGCCCGGCCCGCGCGGGGCTCGACCCCGGCGCCGACGGCGTGCACCCCGGCGTCGCCCCCGCGGCCGTCCGCACGGAGGAGGCCGGCGCGCGGGAGCCCGGCGGACGGGAGGGCGAGGGCCGCGGCGAGCCGGGGGCGATGGAGGAGCTGCTGCGCGCGCTGACCTCGCTGGCCGGGCCCACGGGGCAGGAGGACGAGGTGCTGGACTGGGTGCGGCGCGAGTGGGAGGGGCGCGGCGAGCTCGTGCAGACGCCGGTGGGGAACCTCTTCCTGCGCATCCCCGGCCCCGGCCCCCGCGTGCTGCTGGCCGCCCACGCCGACGAGCTGTCGCTGATCGTGCGCTCGGTCACCGCCGACGGCTTCCTGCGCGTGCTCCCCGGCGAGCGCGACCAGTTCTCCTTCCCCTACTTCATCGGCGCGCCGCTGCGCGTGCTGGCCGACTCGGGCCCGCTCCCCGGCGTCGTCGCCGCGACGACGGGGCACGCGCTCACCCCCGAGCAGCGGGAGCGGACGAAGCTGTCGTGGGACGACGTCTTCGTGGACGTGGGGCTCACCGCGGCCGAGTGCGCCGCGCAGGGCGTCCGCGTGGGGACGCGCATGGTGTGGGACCCAGAGATCCGCCGCGTCGGCCGGCTCCTGGTGGGCAAGGCGATGGACGACCGGCTGGGGGTGGCCGTGCTGGTGGACCTCGCGCGGCGGCTGTCGAGCGCCCGGCCGCGCTTCGACGTGACGCTCGCCTGCACGGTGCAGGAGGAGATCGGGATGCTGGGCGCCTCCAGCCTGGCGCGCGGCGGACGCGAGTTCGAGGTGGGCTTCGTGATCGACAACGGCCTGGCGGGCGATATCCCCACCACCTCCGCGGCGCACGTGCCGGTGAAGCTGGGGCTGGGCCCGGCGCTGGTGCACCGCGACAGCTCGGTGCACTACTCGCGGCGGCTGATCGCGGAGCTGCGCGCCGTCGCCGCCCGGCACGAGATCCCGGTGCAGGACGCGGTGCTCTACCACTACTCGTCCGACGGCGCGCACCTGGTGCGGCAGGGGATGGAGGCGCTGCTGGTGGCCCCGCCGATCCGCTACTCGCACTCCCCCTTCGAGGCGGTGGACGTGCGCGACGTGGAGGCCACGGCCCGGCTCTTCGCGGCGTACCTCACGGAGGGCGGCGCGGGGTGAGTCCCATTTCGCCGAGGCCCGTCCGGGACCGGGATCGGGATCCGGATGTCTCACGCAGAGTCAGCAGAGTCAGCAGAGAACCCCGAATTTTCTCTGCTGACTCTGCTGCTCTGCGTGCCATTATCCAGCTTTTGAATTGAACCGGAACGATGTCCGGTAGCGCGGTATGACTCCGACGCGCAGCCCCGACGCGGTGGTCGTCGGCGGCGGGGTGATCGGGTGCGCGGTGGCCCGCCGGGCGGCGCTCGGCGGGCTCTCCGTCGTCGTGGTCGAGCGCGGCACCCCGGGCGCCGAGGCCTCGTCCGCCGCCGCCGGGATGCTCTCTCCCCTGGCCGAGGCCGCGCGCCCCGGCCCCTTCCTGGACCTCCTCCTGCGCGCGCGGGAGCTCTATCCGGCCTTCGCCGCGGCCATGCGCGAGGAGACCGGCGTGGACGTCGGCTACGGCGACGCGGGCACGCTCTACCTGTCGCTGCGCGAGGAGGACGACGCGGAGCTGGAGCACCGCCTCGCCTGGCAGTCGGCCGCGGGGCTCTGCGTGGAGCGGCTGACGTCGGACGACGCGCGCCGGCTGGAGCCGCGGGTGAGCCCGGCCGTCCGCTTCGCGCTGCGCTTCCCGGGCGACCACCAGGTGGACAACCGCGCGCTCTCCACCGCGCTCTGGTCGGCGGCCGCGCGGGCCGGGGCCGCGTTCCGCCTGGGCGCCGAGGCCGTGGCGCTGCTGCGGGAGGGGGATCGCGTGATCGGGGTCGAGCTGGCGGGCGGGGAGCGGATCGAGGCCGGGGCGGTGGTCGTGGCGGGCGGGAGCTGGGCCGGCCGGCTCGGCGGACTTCCCCGCCTTCTCCCGGTCAGGCCGGTGCACGGGCAGCTCCTGGCGCTGGAGGCCGTTCCCCCGCTCTTCCGCCACGTGGTCGACTCGCCGCGCTGCTACCTGGTGCCCCGCGCGGAAGGCCGGGTGATCGCCGGCGCGACGGTGGAGGAGACCGGCTACCGCAAGGCGGTCACCCCCTGGGGCGTGCGGCGGCTGCTCGACGGCGCGGTGGAGATGGCCCCGGAGCTGGAGCACGCGCCGCTGGCCTCCGCCTGGTCCGGCCTGCGCCCGGGGACGCCCGACGGGCTGCCGATCCTGGGCCGCGATCCGGATCTCCCGAACCTCTTCTACGCCGCCGGCCACTACCGCAACGGCATCCTCCTGGCGCCCCTCACGGGCGAGCTGATCGGCGGGATGCTGCTGGGGGAGGCGAGCGGAGTCGACCTGGGATCGTACGGGATCGGGCGGTTCGCGGCCGGGGGCGAGGAGGATAAGGGCGCCTGAAGGCGCGGCAACAACGGCGCAAAGCCCGCCTGCGCGGGCTCCCTCGGCGCACTCCGAGGGTTCGGCGCGCATCGGCGGACATCCTGAAGGTCGCGCCGACACCGAGGTTTGATCCGCGCACCGATCTCGACCTGCCACCTCCCCCGGCACGGGGGAGGTGGCGACGCGGCAGCGGCGCCGGAGGGGCCCCCGCTCCGAATCTTGCGGTGCTCGGCCCGCCGCCGTCCTCCCCGACCCCGTCCGTTCCGCCCATGCGCATCGCCGTGATCACCGACGCGCACGCCAACCTGCAGGCGCTCCGGGCCGCGCTCGCCGAGATCCGGCGCATCGGCGTGGACGCGGTCTACCACACGGGCGACGCCATCGGCATCGGGCCGCAGCCGGCGGAGGTGCTCGACGCGCTGCTCGGCGAGCCGGGGATGCGGCTGGTGATGGGCAACCACGACGAGTGGTTCGCCGCCGGCCTCCCCGAGCCGCCCGCGTGGATGAGCCCCGGCGAGTTCGAGCACATCCGCTGGGTGCACGCGCAGCTCGATCCGGCGCTCCGCGAGGCGGTGGCGGCGTGGCCGTACGTGCTGGACGAGGAACTGGACGGCGTGCGGGTGCGCTTCCTCCACTACCCGATGCACGACGGCAGACTGCAGCCGCTGCGGGAGCTGGCGACGGGGAGCGACGCCGACGCGCTGTTCGGCCCCACGGGCGCCGACCTCGTCTTCTACGGCCACCACCACCCGTTCTCCGACGTCACCGGCGCGGCCCGCTACGTGAACCCCGGCTCGCTCGGGTGCCACGGGGAGCCGCTGGCCCGCTTCGCCGTGCTGGAGACCCGCCCCGGCGCTGGCGGCACGCTCGCCTTCCACGCCGTCCCCTACGACGCCGCCCCGCTCCTGGCCGAGTTCGCCCGCCGCGCCGTCCCCGAGCGCGACTACATCCTCCGCCACTTCATGCCGCGCGGGTAGCCGCGCACCTTCCGGCAGCCGGCTCGGCCGTCCGGCCCGGGACCACCGCGGTCGTCGACGGCATTCTCTGGATCGAAGGGGGTCTGATGCGCGTGCTGCTGTCGACGATCGGGTCGCGGGGCGATGTCCAGCCGCTGGTGGCGCTGGCGCTGGAGCTGAGGGCGCTCGGCCAGGAGGTCCGCCTGTGCGTGCCGCCCGACTTCCGCGACTGGATCGAGGGCCTGGGGATGTCCGTCACGCCCATCGGTCCCGAGCTGCGCTCGACC harbors:
- a CDS encoding AtpZ/AtpI family protein, whose protein sequence is MAQIPSGPDRRRPNMPDAAQYAGLGVTFAGGIVLFTLLGVWVDGRLGTSPWGVLLGVFLGFGLSLAWIYRKLVIGPRQRGDG
- a CDS encoding BsuPI-related putative proteinase inhibitor — its product is MRRAFAPLLLLAAALACRPQAPAPAAAPAAGEDGPLVTTLQVLAARGQVQVALAVTNASAAPVVLEFRSAQRYDFAVQDGERTLWRWSEGRGFAQAVGADTLPPGVTRSWSESWTPSPGHAGREFTAVGTLTAANLPREQRSAFRIP
- a CDS encoding threonine/serine dehydratase; translated protein: MTAFTPASALDSGPAGASADAGGPPRMADVLAAARRLEGVVRRTPLERSDALSARVGVDVHLKLETLQRTGSFKLRGACNRVATLTDAERARGLVTASAGNHGQGVAFAARRYGARATVFVPAGAPETKRRRIARHGAELRLVDGGYDAAHAAAEAHEAETGAFFVHAFSDPQTVAGQGTVGLEIFSDLPEAKTVLVPVGGAGLINGIGLVARALGDRVRVVGVQTHVTSGMHDSLAAGRVVPAPTGPTMCEGLEGDVDQAGFELARRLVDEIVLVSEDAVRRAVRWLYVEEGVVAEGSAAVVAAALLEGAVGGLRGPVAAVLSGSNLDAARLASILSEA
- a CDS encoding gamma carbonic anhydrase family protein → MATILPYAGIHPRIHPSAFVAPTAVVIGNVTIEEEASVWFGAVLRGDEPEHEIRVGARTSVQDNVVLHVSRRGATVIGRGVTVGHGAVLESCVVGDGALIGMNAVVLQGATVGEQALVAAGAVVGDNAVVPPRTLAAGTPAKVKKELQGESLRWVSTSADHYVELSRGYLAQGIGRVGAGPSGETQEGR
- a CDS encoding M20/M25/M40 family metallo-hydrolase, producing the protein MSDLRERDGVDAPRGPARAGLDPGADGVHPGVAPAAVRTEEAGAREPGGREGEGRGEPGAMEELLRALTSLAGPTGQEDEVLDWVRREWEGRGELVQTPVGNLFLRIPGPGPRVLLAAHADELSLIVRSVTADGFLRVLPGERDQFSFPYFIGAPLRVLADSGPLPGVVAATTGHALTPEQRERTKLSWDDVFVDVGLTAAECAAQGVRVGTRMVWDPEIRRVGRLLVGKAMDDRLGVAVLVDLARRLSSARPRFDVTLACTVQEEIGMLGASSLARGGREFEVGFVIDNGLAGDIPTTSAAHVPVKLGLGPALVHRDSSVHYSRRLIAELRAVAARHEIPVQDAVLYHYSSDGAHLVRQGMEALLVAPPIRYSHSPFEAVDVRDVEATARLFAAYLTEGGAG
- the thiO gene encoding glycine oxidase ThiO, yielding MTPTRSPDAVVVGGGVIGCAVARRAALGGLSVVVVERGTPGAEASSAAAGMLSPLAEAARPGPFLDLLLRARELYPAFAAAMREETGVDVGYGDAGTLYLSLREEDDAELEHRLAWQSAAGLCVERLTSDDARRLEPRVSPAVRFALRFPGDHQVDNRALSTALWSAAARAGAAFRLGAEAVALLREGDRVIGVELAGGERIEAGAVVVAGGSWAGRLGGLPRLLPVRPVHGQLLALEAVPPLFRHVVDSPRCYLVPRAEGRVIAGATVEETGYRKAVTPWGVRRLLDGAVEMAPELEHAPLASAWSGLRPGTPDGLPILGRDPDLPNLFYAAGHYRNGILLAPLTGELIGGMLLGEASGVDLGSYGIGRFAAGGEEDKGA
- a CDS encoding metallophosphoesterase family protein, whose product is MRIAVITDAHANLQALRAALAEIRRIGVDAVYHTGDAIGIGPQPAEVLDALLGEPGMRLVMGNHDEWFAAGLPEPPAWMSPGEFEHIRWVHAQLDPALREAVAAWPYVLDEELDGVRVRFLHYPMHDGRLQPLRELATGSDADALFGPTGADLVFYGHHHPFSDVTGAARYVNPGSLGCHGEPLARFAVLETRPGAGGTLAFHAVPYDAAPLLAEFARRAVPERDYILRHFMPRG